From the genome of Papaver somniferum cultivar HN1 chromosome 2, ASM357369v1, whole genome shotgun sequence, one region includes:
- the LOC113354397 gene encoding nucleolar protein 16-like, translating to MGGSRRKFKASRKSKVRVGLPKKNPNVFKPAFNLPPKLRSIIDSTNSKWDDKASVIKNYKAFGFVSNPNILGKRSRTPHQIQSSQLQLPISLRDEPLDEFEVPVDTGSDLEEDDLKSALGKKRRDGTSGQLQPLTNIQRIHIGRLIEKHGEDYQSMFMDTKLNSMQHSVATLEKLCKRYHVSKDKNPRILTR from the exons ATGGGAGGCTCAAGAAGAAAATTCAAAGCATCAAGAAAATCAAAAGTACGTGTTGGATTACCAAAGAAAAACCCAAATGTATTCAAACCAGCATTTAATTTACCACCAAAGTTACGGTCTATAATTGATTCAACCAATTCAAAGTGGGATGATAAAGCTAGTGTTATTAAGAATTACAAAGCTTTTGGGTTTGTATCAAACCCTAATATTTTAGGTAAACGTAGTCGTACACCTCATCAGATTCAAAGTTCTCAACTTCAACTGCCGATATCATTGAGAGATGAACCGTTGGATGAATTTGAGGTTCCTGTTGATACTGGTAGTGACCTTGAAGAAGATG ACTTGAAATCTGCACTAGGGAAGAAGCGTAGAGATGGAACATCTGGTCAGTTGCAGCCATTGACTAACATACAGAGGATTCATATTGGTCGGCTGATTGAGAAACATGGGGAGGACTACCAG AGCATGTTCATGGATACGAAGTTGAACTCAATGCAGCACTCTGTTGCAACATTGGAGAAGTTATGCAAACGATATCACGTCTCTAAAGATAAGAATCCTAGGATCTTGACCCGCTGA
- the LOC113352601 gene encoding purple acid phosphatase 17-like — protein sequence MPVTFLLFLISTTCTNPQLLIPVYLEFIRQLRDTSVNHNELVEHLPETTVQLLEKDVTRKKNHNFYDNGLKSVDDPAFKESFMNIYTAPSLQKQWYLVLGNHDYKGDVEAQLSPMLQKLDSRWLCLKSYIVDAEIVDFFFIDTTPFVENYHSEPEAHTYDWRGLTSRNDYIPKYLEELRTVLKESDGKWKIVVGHHTLRSAGQHRDTRELVEQLLPILEENSVDLYINGHDHCLQHITSTTKRDGRLDFVTSGGGSKAWNNHIQKNKEGLEFYHDGQGFISVELTPTVAKIDFYDVFGEVMYHFNMEKNNSSIH from the exons ATGCCAGTTACGTTTCTCCTCTTTCTTATTAGCACAACATGCACCAATCCTCAACTTCTCATTCCCGTATATCTTGAATTCATAAGGCAGCTGCGTGATACTTCTGTAAATCATAACGAACTTGTTGAACACCTCCCAGAAACAACTGTTCAACTCCTTGAAAAAGATGTAACCA gaaagaagAATCATAATTTTTACGACAATGGACTAAAGAGTGTGGATGATCCTGCATTTAAAGAATCGTTTATGAACATCTACACAGCTCCAAGCTTGCAAAAGCAGTGGTATCTTG TGTTGGGGAACCATGATTATAAAGGTGATGTAGAAGCGCAATTATCACCTATGCTTCAAAAATTGGATAGCAGATGGCTTTGTTTGAAATCGTACATAGTTGATGCag AAATCGTGGATTTTTTCTTCATCGATACAACTCCATTTGTGGAGAACTACCACAGCGAACCTGAAGCACATACATATGATTGGAGAGGCCTTACATCACGAAACGATTACATTCCAAAGTATCTAGAA GAATTAAGAACTGTTCTGAAAGAATCGGATGGAAAATGGAAGATAGTAGTTGGTCATCATACATTGAGAAGTGCTGGACAACATCGTGACACCAGGGAGCTTGTTGAACAACTTCTTCCAATTCTTGAG GAAAACAGTGTGGATCTTTACATCAATGGACATGATCATTGCTTACAACACATCACTAGTACTACTAAAAG GGATGGGAGACTAGATTTTGTTACAAGTGGAGGAGGGTCAAAAGCGTGGAATAACCATATTCAGAAAAACAAAGAAGGTTTGGAGTTCTACCATGATGGCCAGGGTTTTATATCCGTGGAACTCACACCAACTGTGGCTAAGATAGACTTCTATGATGTCTTTGGAGAAGTAATGTACCACTTCAATATGGAAAAGAACAACAGCTCCATTCATTAA
- the LOC113352602 gene encoding uncharacterized protein LOC113352602: MFICFEACSRGFNFCRPVLFVDAAHLKSKYLGHMMAGTSLTGNDEIYPLAYGVVSSENEANWKWFLENLKKVLSPLRPKLTFVSDRGIGLVTQIPVVFSEAFHGLFKKCAYASTHKEFTENWDKLREVENQKLQDYLSRAPVDKWESFFFKGRRYGRLCSNISESFNGSVVEKREKSIAVMVDEFRVKLMDQMCKRREDSANLMNLRQTLCPEYEDLLHDNKMHGSSKCRTQ; this comes from the exons atgtttatctgttttgaagcttgtagtcgtggattcaacTTCTGTCGTCCTGTATTATTCGTTGATGCGGCCCACTTGAAAAGCAAGTACCTTGGTCATATGATGGCAGGAACAAGTCTAACCGGAAATGATG AAATCTACCCTCTTGCTTATGGTGTGGTATCATCGGAGAATGAAGCCAACTGGAAATGGTTTTTGGAAAATTTGAAGAAAGTCCTTTCTCCTTTGCGACCAAAGCTTACTtttgtgagtgatcgaggtaTTGGATTGGTAACTCAAATTCCTGTTGTATTTTCTGAGGCTTTTCATG gACTGTTTAAGAAATGTGCGTATGCTTCTACTCATAAAGAATTTACAGAGAATTGGGATAAGTTGAGGGAAGTTGAAAATCAGAAGTTAcaagactatctaagtagagctcctgTTGATAAATGGGAaagttttttcttcaagggtCGACGATATGGTAGGTTGTGTTCAAATATTTCTGAGAGTTTCAATGGTTCGGTCGTTGAAAAGAGAGAGAAGTCTATAGCCGTCATGGTTGATGAGTTCAGGGTGAAGCTAATGGACCAAATGTGTAAACGTCGCGAGGACTCTGCAAACTTAATGAATTTGCGTCAAACTCTATGTCCAGAATATGAAGATCTGCTCCACGACAACAAGATGCATGGAT cttcaaaatgtAGAACTCAATGA